The Phragmites australis chromosome 15, lpPhrAust1.1, whole genome shotgun sequence genome window below encodes:
- the LOC133893696 gene encoding L-type lectin-domain containing receptor kinase SIT2-like: MEHLPVSFLVPFLLLCLSLNLLHFCVAGDEQFVFSGFAGANLTIDGTATVTTEGILELTNNEAHVKGHAFHRAPLQFKESHNGTVQSFSATFVFAIVPGHPYRISTDGMAFLVSPTTDFSDAAPAQYMGFLNSAEINRTFAVELDTVQNTELQDIDGNHVGIHIASLYSLKSHAAGFYDDNDCTFKNLSLDSGKAMQVWVDYDGKAKQINVTLAPMGVAKPSTPLLSNISDLSTVLTEQAYVGFSAATGPIMSRYCVLAWSFAMNGPAPAIDFKKMPKLPNSGHKILSKVLVIALPIAAFALIFATCIVVILLVRRQLRYAELREDWEVEFGPHRFSYKDLFNATQGFKNKNIIGVGGFGKVYKGVLPKSKSEVAVKRVSHDSSQGIKEFISEVVSIGHLRHRNLVQLLGYCRRKGELLLVYDYMPNGSLDKYLYGKEGKPILEWAQRFQIIKDVASGLFYLHEKWEQVVIHRDIKASNVLLDAGMNAHLGDFGLARLYDHGTDLRTTHVVGTMGYIAPELARSGKASPLTDVFAFGTFLLEVTCGRQPVSNSVQHGRKMLVDRVLEYWHRGALAETVDSRLQGNYNSDEVCMVLTLGLMCSHPFPSERPTMRQVMQYLDGDAPLPELTPGNMSLLSMMQNEGSFDQSVLQYPWSGTSMGTTTTPGIPVGR, from the coding sequence ATGGAGCATCTTCCCGTGTCCTTCCTTGtacccttcctcctcctctgtctTAGCCTTAACCTTCTGCACTTCTGCGTCGCCGGCGACGAGCAATTTGTCTTCTCCGGCTTCGCCGGTGCCAACCTCACCATCGACGGCACAGCCACGGTCACCACGGAAGGAATCCTTGAGCTGACGAACAACGAGGCCCATGTCAAAGGCCACGCGTTCCACCGGGCTCCGCTTCAGTTCAAGGAGTCGCACAATGGCACGGTGCAGTCCTTCTCGGCAACCTTCGTCTTCGCCATCGTCCCCGGCCACCCCTACAGGATCAGTACCGACGGCATGGCCTTCCTCGTGTCCCCGACGACGGACTTCTCGGATGCAGCGCCGGCTCAGTACATGGGCTTCCTCAACAGCGCCGAGATCAACCGCACCTTCGCGGTCGAGCTCGACACCGTCCAGAACACCGAGCTGCAGGACATCGACGGAAACCATGTCGGCATCCACATCGCCAGCCTCTACTCCCTGAAATCTCACGCTGCAGGATTCTACGACGACAACGACTGTACGTTCAAGAACTTGAGTCTTGATAGCGGCAAGGCCATGCAAGTTTGGGTAGACTACGATGGGAAGGCAAAACAAATCAATGTCACTCTGGCTCCCATGGGAGTGGCCAAACCATCAACGCCGTTGCTCTCTAACATCTCCGACCTATCAACTGTGCTCACGGAGCAAGCATATGTTGGTTTCTCCGCCGCTACCGGACCCATCATGTCGCGGTACTGTGTGCTCGCCTGGAGCTTCGCCATGAACGGACCTGCTCCAGCCATTGACTTCAAAAAGATGCCAAAGCTGCCTAATTCTGGCCATAAGATCCTGTCAAAGGTCTTGGTGATTGCACTGCCAATAGCAGCTTTTGCATTAATCTTTGCTACATGCATTGTGGTCATTCTACTGGTGCGGAGGCAGCTGAGATATGCTGAGTTGAGAGAGGATTGGGAGGTTGAGTTCGGGCCGCACCGGTTCTCGTACAAGGATTTGTTCAATGCGACCCAAGGATTCAAGAATAAGAACATAATCGGCGTAGGTGGGTTTGGCAAGGTGTACAAAGGAGTGCTTCCAAAATCTAAATCTGAGGTTGCCGTGAAGAGGGTGTCCCATGATTCAAGCCAGGGGATAAAGGAGTTCATCTCTGAAGTTGTCAGTATTGGTCACTTGCGGCATCGCAACCTAGTGCAGTTACTTGGTTATTGTCGACGAAAGGGGGAACTACTTCTGGTATATGATTATATGCCAAATGGTAGTCTTGATAAGTACTTATACGGCAAAGAGGGCAAGCCCATACTCGAATGGGCTCAGAGGTTTCAGATTATCAAAGACGTGGCTTCCGGCTTATTCTACCTCCATGAGAAGTGGGAGCAAGTGGTCATCCACCGAGACATCAAAGCAAGCAATGTGCTCCTCGACGCAGGAATGAATGCACACTTGGGTGATTTTGGCCTCGCAAGGTTGTACGACCATGGAACCGACCTACGAACCACTCATGTTGTTGGCACCATGGGGTATATCGCCCCAGAGCTAGCACGCTCGGGCAAGGCGTCCCCTCTCACAGATGTCTTCGCCTTCGGCACATTCCTTCTTGAGGTCACCTGCGGCCGGCAGCCGGTCAGCAACAGCGTGCAGCACGGCCGGAAGATGCTAGTCGACCGGGTGCTCGAGTATTGGCACAGAGGAGCTCTCGCGGAGACGGTGGATTCGAGGCTGCAAGGCAACTACAACTCTGACGAGGTATGCATGGTGCTGACGCTTGGACTAATGTGTTCACACCCGTTTCCCAGTGAAAGGCCTACCATGCGGCAAGTCATGCAGTACCTCGATGGCGACGCGCCGCTGCCGGAGCTGACGCCGGGGAACATGAGCTTGCTGAGCATGATGCAGAACGAAGGGTCGTTCGACCAGTCCGTCCTGCAGTATCCGTGGTCTGGGACCAGCATGGGCACAACGACGACACCCGGCATCCCAGTTGGAAGATGA